A section of the Stenotrophomonas sp. 364 genome encodes:
- a CDS encoding PepSY-associated TM helix domain-containing protein, whose amino-acid sequence MRQPTPAHPDRPARSGSGRRVWFDLHSWLGLKLCLFMGFVCLTGTLAVFSQEIDWQLHAPMRVADGGEHAGWGPVIHAAQAAHPDWELEGISAGHTRLFAARAQMRLPDGKRRFVWINPYTAQVTGDTGWFNTQRLLRNTHRHLMLPVAWGVPLVAALSIPLLLSLLSSLYIYKKWWRGFFKRPDPSRPRRLWGDVHRLAGVWSLWFLLLIGVTGAWYLIESLGGDAPAAPTIRLAKGDDRAAAVDPAAVDAAVQTVRQHWPRLDILGAIPARDGGSILFLGEADAWLVRERANNIAVDLHTGHVIGMHDGRALGVHQRIAEMADPLHFGNFGGWPIRLLWLLAGTLLTGLCVTGVYLYGLRTVDSLRSAAKRRQT is encoded by the coding sequence ATGCGCCAGCCTACGCCAGCGCATCCTGACCGCCCTGCGCGCAGCGGGAGTGGGCGCCGCGTATGGTTCGACCTGCACAGTTGGCTCGGCCTGAAGCTCTGCCTGTTCATGGGCTTTGTCTGCCTTACCGGCACGCTGGCGGTGTTCTCGCAGGAGATCGACTGGCAGCTGCACGCCCCCATGCGCGTGGCCGATGGGGGTGAACACGCCGGCTGGGGGCCGGTCATTCATGCCGCGCAGGCGGCGCATCCGGACTGGGAGCTGGAAGGCATCTCCGCCGGCCACACCCGCCTGTTCGCGGCGCGCGCGCAGATGCGCCTGCCTGATGGCAAGCGACGCTTTGTCTGGATCAACCCCTACACCGCGCAAGTGACCGGCGACACGGGCTGGTTCAATACACAGCGGCTACTGCGCAACACCCACCGCCACCTGATGCTGCCGGTGGCCTGGGGCGTGCCACTGGTGGCGGCGCTGTCCATCCCGTTGCTGCTGTCGCTGTTGAGCAGTCTGTACATCTACAAGAAGTGGTGGCGCGGTTTCTTCAAACGGCCCGACCCCTCACGACCGCGCCGCCTGTGGGGCGATGTCCATCGCCTGGCCGGGGTGTGGTCACTCTGGTTTCTGCTGCTGATCGGGGTGACCGGGGCGTGGTATCTGATCGAATCCCTTGGCGGCGATGCACCGGCCGCGCCGACCATACGACTGGCCAAGGGCGATGACCGCGCTGCCGCCGTCGATCCGGCCGCCGTCGACGCCGCGGTGCAGACCGTCCGCCAGCACTGGCCCCGCCTCGACATCCTCGGCGCCATCCCCGCACGCGATGGCGGGAGCATTCTGTTCCTGGGGGAGGCCGACGCCTGGCTGGTGCGGGAACGGGCGAACAATATCGCCGTAGACCTGCACACCGGGCACGTGATCGGCATGCATGACGGCCGTGCGCTGGGGGTCCATCAGCGCATCGCCGAAATGGCCGACCCCCTGCACTTCGGCAACTTCGGCGGCTGGCCCATCCGACTACTCTGGTTGCTGGCCGGCACGCTGTTGACCGGGCTGTGCGTCACCGGCGTGTATCTCTACGGACTTCGCACAGTGGATTCGCTGCGATCCGCAGCCAAAAGGCGGCAGACATGA
- a CDS encoding type II toxin-antitoxin system HigB family toxin, with amino-acid sequence MEIAQDIKNAYRNASFVANNRVVFNIKGNDQWLIVAVAYQVGIVYVKFIGTHAEYEQIDAATIGLTEMNISPIRTPTDDKAALK; translated from the coding sequence GTGGAAATCGCGCAGGACATTAAGAACGCCTACCGGAATGCAAGCTTCGTTGCCAATAACCGCGTGGTGTTCAACATCAAGGGCAACGACCAATGGCTGATCGTGGCGGTCGCTTACCAAGTAGGCATTGTGTACGTGAAGTTCATCGGCACGCACGCCGAATACGAGCAGATAGATGCCGCAACCATCGGGTTGACTGAGATGAACATCTCCCCCATTCGTACCCCTACGGATGACAAGGCTGCACTGAAGTAG
- a CDS encoding sensor domain-containing phosphodiesterase: MQVADVDTVPSLDRITRLASYAFNAPVAFVSILGDVKQRFVSQIGLPAQETSIRASICAHAMTANGVLVVSDLMADPRFRNNPLVTHAPHLRFYAGAPLIAKNGVTIGALCIMDREPRDFPHIDQEQLSALAHLVMAQLELRNMSGRLDPVSGLPSRHQLHADYPGILARTPSETRYAVAIDVLDLPRATEVGQVLGLQPMEVLIRRAGVRLRTALEGIATIYHVGVTQFAFVVNVPSAQHLEYLVLELRDKMLRPLMAAAIPMSPSFHAGICAVVDDDQSSHDLLRKLLVSVHGACDARHSFLWYCEGRDAQIHRGYQLASDAKQGLVDGDFHLEYQPRFRAKGLKPVSVEVLIRWTHPTLGPISPREFIPIFERTALMDLVTDWVLDTALDQLQAWLAQRREIPLSINISSGFLSSVGAWDTIAEKLSSRAIPLSMIEFEITEGEWLSPNSAAVGQIAAMAGAGVRISIDDFGSGYSNFSYLSDLPVHTIKLDKSLIDCVATDPRSRAKVSAIHHLAHELGYLTVAEGVERQEQLDVLKGLGFDQIQGYLLAAPASALKVAALFEPVAEHVSPAGHAQTRSEKVPPVQQHRSVAGEFTPRQQRATRRTYT; encoded by the coding sequence ATGCAGGTCGCTGACGTAGACACCGTACCGTCGCTGGACCGAATCACGCGCCTTGCGAGCTACGCCTTCAACGCACCCGTCGCGTTCGTCTCCATCCTGGGGGATGTGAAGCAGCGCTTCGTCTCGCAGATTGGATTGCCGGCGCAGGAAACAAGCATCCGCGCCTCCATCTGCGCGCACGCGATGACGGCCAATGGCGTGCTTGTGGTCTCCGATCTGATGGCCGATCCGCGCTTCCGGAACAATCCGCTGGTCACCCACGCGCCGCATCTTCGTTTCTATGCAGGCGCCCCCTTGATCGCAAAGAACGGGGTGACCATTGGCGCGCTCTGCATCATGGACAGGGAGCCCCGCGACTTCCCGCACATCGACCAGGAGCAATTGTCGGCGCTGGCGCACCTTGTGATGGCACAGCTGGAGCTGCGCAACATGTCCGGCCGCCTGGATCCTGTCAGCGGCCTGCCCAGCCGCCACCAGCTTCATGCCGACTATCCCGGGATCCTTGCGCGCACGCCATCTGAAACACGCTACGCAGTAGCGATAGATGTCCTCGACCTTCCACGAGCGACGGAGGTAGGGCAAGTCCTCGGGCTGCAACCCATGGAGGTCCTGATCCGGCGCGCCGGCGTACGACTGCGCACGGCCCTGGAGGGCATTGCCACCATCTACCACGTGGGCGTCACCCAGTTCGCGTTCGTGGTCAACGTGCCCTCAGCCCAGCACCTCGAATACCTGGTTCTGGAGCTGAGGGACAAGATGCTGCGCCCGCTCATGGCGGCTGCAATCCCCATGTCACCGAGCTTCCACGCCGGCATCTGCGCTGTTGTCGATGACGATCAAAGCAGCCACGACCTCCTGCGCAAGCTGCTTGTCAGCGTCCATGGCGCGTGCGATGCCCGACATTCGTTTCTCTGGTACTGCGAAGGTCGCGACGCGCAGATTCACCGTGGCTACCAGCTTGCGTCGGACGCGAAGCAGGGACTTGTCGATGGCGACTTTCATCTCGAGTACCAGCCGCGGTTCCGCGCGAAGGGGCTCAAGCCGGTCTCGGTGGAAGTGCTGATCCGTTGGACCCACCCTACCCTCGGTCCCATCAGCCCCCGCGAGTTCATACCGATTTTCGAGCGAACGGCATTGATGGACCTGGTGACGGACTGGGTGCTGGACACTGCGCTGGATCAGCTTCAGGCGTGGCTGGCGCAGCGGCGGGAGATTCCCCTGTCCATCAATATCTCCAGCGGCTTTCTCTCCAGTGTCGGCGCGTGGGACACCATCGCCGAGAAGCTCTCCAGCAGGGCCATCCCGTTGTCGATGATCGAGTTCGAGATCACCGAGGGTGAGTGGCTCAGCCCGAACTCCGCTGCGGTTGGACAGATTGCCGCCATGGCCGGTGCTGGGGTCAGAATATCCATAGATGACTTCGGCAGTGGCTACAGCAACTTCAGCTACCTGTCCGACCTTCCCGTACATACGATCAAGCTCGACAAATCGCTGATCGATTGCGTTGCCACGGATCCGCGTTCGAGAGCCAAGGTCTCCGCCATCCACCACTTGGCCCACGAACTGGGCTACCTCACGGTTGCCGAGGGGGTCGAACGCCAAGAGCAGCTCGATGTCCTGAAGGGCCTGGGCTTTGATCAGATTCAGGGCTACCTGCTAGCCGCGCCTGCGTCCGCCCTGAAGGTAGCGGCGCTGTTCGAGCCCGTCGCTGAGCACGTCAGTCCTGCTGGCCACGCCCAGACGCGGAGCGAAAAGGTGCCCCCCGTCCAGCAGCACCGTTCGGTCGCAGGTGAGTTCACCCCACGCCAGCAGCGCGCTACACGTCGCACCTACACGTAA
- a CDS encoding TonB-dependent receptor: MTRPSLRPSALGLSLILACLSAHAAPPSSPDVQQLDAVQVLGRAQTLYRVDDATVGTRTDTPLALVPQSIQVVPRELIEDQAARQITDLYRSISGISFFSYAGVTLRGFRQENVLYDGLRGDPYAGFSVPQLFNIERVEVLKGPAGALYGGGDAGGVINYVTRKPKATPERRIELQAGNNDFRAASIEATGPLNTAGSVRYRAGLYGDTEQGVRWNADSESVIGDASLAFDVGDTGELTLQFTDITQNLGGNRLRGVPVDDNGSFLTDRRWNHNEATDFLDMRAKVALAQYRFSPSTNLDVDVGARWFENNEHQIYHEPMGLIDRNRDGVPEWMTRQLRNQIRDNDAFTANGNAVWRVSTGSIEHKVLFGADVYQQDADFTAQTANSADLPRGAGPVPGIDLFNPVYGASSWRDYNLAALPWRSTSTRSKRYGGYLQDELTLTPRWHVLAGLRWDGFQDDDRIAGTRVDGNDISWRLGSTYTVREGVNVYANIASGFMPQSAANQSAEAGGPFDAERSKQWEVGLKSLLAERVTLNLAAYRIDRSNIVQATGEIVDGVNQLAALGLVRSTGMELDLLADVTDRWVLNLTYAYNDARVKDAGSNGITNASGDRFANAPQNKLGLWTRYDLPAIHSAIGFGADYVDERVSLDGQRVKPYTVFDMSWKTQWQQWQFQANVKNLFDKVYAASGFTERTGHFPGEPRRVYVQAAYTF; this comes from the coding sequence ATGACCCGCCCGTCGCTTCGCCCCTCTGCCCTGGGCCTGTCCCTGATCCTGGCCTGCCTTTCGGCCCACGCCGCTCCGCCCTCTTCCCCCGATGTGCAGCAACTGGACGCAGTACAGGTGCTCGGCCGCGCCCAGACCCTCTACCGGGTGGACGACGCCACGGTGGGCACGCGGACGGATACGCCGCTGGCGCTGGTGCCGCAGTCCATCCAGGTGGTCCCGCGTGAGCTGATTGAAGACCAGGCGGCCCGCCAGATCACCGACCTGTACCGCAGCATCAGCGGCATCAGCTTCTTCAGCTACGCCGGTGTGACCCTGCGCGGCTTCCGCCAGGAAAACGTGCTGTATGACGGCCTGCGCGGCGACCCCTATGCCGGCTTTTCCGTGCCGCAGCTGTTCAACATCGAGCGCGTGGAAGTCCTGAAGGGACCGGCCGGCGCTCTGTACGGCGGCGGTGATGCCGGGGGCGTCATCAACTACGTGACACGCAAGCCCAAGGCCACACCCGAGCGCCGCATCGAACTGCAGGCCGGCAACAACGATTTCCGGGCTGCGTCGATCGAGGCCACCGGGCCGCTGAACACCGCGGGCAGCGTGCGTTACCGCGCCGGGCTGTATGGCGACACCGAACAGGGCGTGCGCTGGAACGCGGACAGCGAAAGCGTGATCGGTGATGCGTCGTTGGCCTTCGACGTGGGCGACACCGGCGAGTTGACCCTGCAGTTCACCGACATCACCCAGAACCTGGGCGGCAACCGCCTGCGTGGCGTGCCGGTGGACGACAACGGCAGTTTTCTGACCGACCGTCGCTGGAACCATAACGAAGCCACCGATTTTCTCGACATGCGCGCCAAGGTTGCGCTGGCGCAGTACCGCTTCTCGCCCAGCACCAACCTGGACGTGGATGTGGGTGCACGCTGGTTCGAGAACAACGAGCATCAGATCTACCACGAGCCGATGGGGCTGATCGACCGCAACCGCGATGGCGTGCCCGAGTGGATGACCCGCCAGCTGCGCAACCAGATCCGCGACAACGATGCATTCACCGCCAACGGCAACGCGGTGTGGCGCGTCAGCACCGGCAGCATCGAGCACAAGGTGCTGTTCGGCGCCGATGTGTACCAGCAGGATGCCGACTTCACCGCGCAGACGGCCAACAGCGCGGACCTGCCGCGGGGTGCCGGCCCGGTGCCGGGCATCGACCTGTTCAACCCGGTGTATGGCGCAAGTTCGTGGCGCGACTACAACCTGGCCGCCCTGCCCTGGCGCAGCACGAGCACGCGCAGCAAGCGCTATGGCGGCTACCTGCAGGACGAACTGACGCTGACCCCGCGCTGGCATGTGCTGGCCGGACTGCGTTGGGATGGTTTCCAGGATGATGACCGTATTGCCGGCACCCGCGTGGACGGCAACGACATCAGCTGGCGGCTGGGCAGCACGTACACCGTGCGGGAAGGCGTCAATGTCTACGCCAACATCGCCAGCGGCTTCATGCCTCAGAGCGCGGCCAACCAGAGCGCCGAGGCGGGCGGCCCGTTCGATGCCGAGCGCAGCAAACAATGGGAAGTGGGGTTGAAATCCCTGCTGGCCGAGCGCGTCACCCTGAACCTGGCCGCGTACCGGATCGACCGCAGCAATATCGTGCAGGCCACCGGCGAGATCGTGGACGGCGTCAACCAGCTGGCCGCCCTGGGCCTGGTGCGCAGTACGGGCATGGAGCTGGATCTGCTGGCCGATGTCACCGACCGCTGGGTACTCAACCTGACCTACGCCTACAACGATGCGCGGGTGAAGGATGCCGGCAGCAACGGCATCACCAATGCCTCCGGCGACCGCTTCGCCAATGCGCCGCAGAACAAGCTCGGCCTGTGGACGCGCTACGACCTGCCGGCCATCCATTCGGCCATCGGCTTCGGCGCCGATTACGTGGATGAGCGCGTCAGCCTTGATGGCCAACGGGTCAAACCGTACACCGTGTTCGACATGAGCTGGAAGACGCAGTGGCAGCAGTGGCAGTTCCAGGCCAACGTCAAGAACCTGTTCGACAAGGTCTATGCGGCCAGTGGCTTCACCGAGCGCACCGGCCACTTCCCGGGTGAGCCACGCCGCGTGTACGTGCAGGCGGCGTACACCTTCTGA
- a CDS encoding EAL domain-containing protein has protein sequence MAGNAVGKHYGLQKFNGTARREKVEGILSLTGVSCIVLGLGWALCYLYFGRAELSIVFVALIAVGVLALLRSKRSDGASLLIVAHCIFLAVYAIALIDAPIAWVPRSVHLFMLPLAAGAAFTFEARERYGSLVFPLICLVSFAAFAVGALDPLAPGISPPVEVRAWGARSNVTLSMILLAAIFAIHRADIGRRLRMERELRRAVRNGEIEVHYQPQVRGGGAVSGAEALVRWRRPSGALLSPDAFIPLAEESALIGEISLEVLRQACATLKLWSDSPCTSQLRMAVNISPVQLLDEAFVPAVAAVIRQMDIDPSLLELELTESALSTNITAMVERMRALEALGVTWALDDFGTGYSSLSTLRTLPVRKLKIDRHFVQEAASQESALRLLGKIVEISQVMNMSALAEGVETVAQRDLLVGMGCDHFQGYLFARPMPAAVLQAWLEKRVDRLPG, from the coding sequence ATGGCCGGCAACGCAGTCGGAAAGCACTACGGTTTGCAGAAGTTCAATGGCACGGCGCGGCGCGAGAAGGTGGAAGGCATTCTTTCGCTTACAGGCGTGTCGTGCATCGTTCTGGGCCTTGGATGGGCGCTGTGCTACTTGTATTTTGGCCGTGCGGAACTGTCGATCGTGTTTGTCGCCCTCATCGCCGTCGGCGTGCTGGCGCTGCTCCGAAGCAAGCGCAGTGACGGCGCGTCGCTGTTGATCGTGGCCCACTGCATTTTCCTGGCGGTGTATGCCATTGCGCTGATCGATGCTCCCATTGCATGGGTGCCGCGATCGGTCCATTTATTCATGCTTCCTTTGGCAGCCGGCGCAGCCTTCACCTTTGAGGCACGCGAGCGCTACGGTTCGCTTGTGTTCCCTCTGATCTGCCTTGTTTCTTTCGCCGCGTTTGCTGTGGGAGCGCTCGATCCCCTGGCCCCGGGCATTTCTCCGCCCGTGGAAGTGCGCGCATGGGGGGCCAGGTCCAACGTTACGTTGTCGATGATATTGCTGGCGGCCATCTTCGCCATTCACCGTGCCGACATTGGCAGGCGCTTGCGCATGGAGCGGGAGCTGCGAAGAGCGGTGCGTAACGGCGAAATCGAAGTGCATTACCAGCCACAGGTGCGAGGTGGGGGCGCGGTTTCAGGCGCCGAAGCGCTGGTGCGTTGGCGTCGCCCGTCGGGCGCCTTGCTGTCACCCGACGCGTTCATTCCGCTCGCGGAGGAGAGCGCGCTGATTGGTGAGATCAGTCTGGAGGTTCTGCGGCAGGCGTGCGCAACGCTAAAGTTATGGTCAGACAGCCCGTGTACCTCACAACTTCGCATGGCGGTGAACATCAGTCCGGTGCAGCTGCTGGACGAGGCCTTTGTGCCGGCCGTGGCTGCGGTCATCCGTCAGATGGACATCGATCCTTCGCTGCTTGAACTTGAGCTCACCGAGTCTGCGTTGTCCACGAACATCACCGCGATGGTCGAGAGAATGCGGGCGCTGGAAGCACTGGGCGTGACCTGGGCGCTGGATGACTTCGGTACGGGATATTCGTCGTTGTCCACCCTGCGGACGCTGCCGGTGCGAAAGCTGAAGATCGACCGGCATTTTGTGCAGGAGGCGGCCAGCCAGGAAAGTGCGCTGCGGCTTCTGGGCAAGATCGTGGAGATATCACAGGTCATGAACATGAGCGCGCTGGCGGAGGGCGTGGAGACCGTCGCGCAGCGAGATCTTCTGGTCGGCATGGGATGTGACCACTTTCAGGGCTATCTCTTCGCCCGACCGATGCCCGCCGCCGTCCTGCAGGCGTGGCTTGAGAAACGTGTGGACAGGCTGCCTGGCTGA
- a CDS encoding methyl-accepting chemotaxis protein: MQFVRNVRIGQRMALGFAAVIGLIVIIATIGIHRVKLIERDLHSINEVNSVKQRMAINLRGSVHDRAIALRDVVLSDDSRGRTESIQGIDALARDYAASAAPMSAMLASSTDVKETALLKRIEANEANTLPLLTRVIALRDAGDVEAAKSLMLSQAKPAFVAWLSSINAFIDLQESKSAATSSQLTATARGFTMLMIGATLLALVLGSLIALALTRSVVRPMGMALRAATDVSEGRLDTPLVSDRRDEAGQLLHAMEQMRQRVRSVISDLGEMTHRHELGEISHRMNPDAYPGEFGVMVRDTNAIVAAHISIKMQLVRLIGRYAVGDLSGDMERLPGEKAIITETMDQVKANLSSISRDIRELTQAASEGDFSARGTPSDYQYDFRTMVENLNGLMGIAEQNLAELSAFLNTVASGNLGARMEGDFRGVFATMGADANKTATNLADIVRRIHSASEAITGAATELSNGNRDLSQRTEQQAASLEETAASMEELTSTVKQNASSADQAHRLAIEAAAVAGRGGRIVGEVVSTMAGIESSSRRIAEITSVIDSIAFQTNILALNAAVEAARAGDEGRGFAVVASEVRSLAQRAASSAKEIKDLIDDAGARIAEGSSLVTTAGSTMDEVVSSVQRVTSIMQEISSASREQSSSIEQVNGTIGRMDETTQQNAALVEEAAAAATELETQATGLREAVSVFKIDGAKAPRATAPYLRAVAAQ; encoded by the coding sequence ATGCAATTCGTAAGGAATGTGCGCATTGGCCAGCGCATGGCACTCGGCTTTGCTGCTGTCATTGGCCTGATCGTCATCATCGCCACCATCGGAATCCACAGGGTCAAACTCATCGAACGGGACCTGCATTCGATCAACGAGGTCAACAGCGTCAAGCAGCGCATGGCCATCAATCTCAGGGGCAGCGTGCATGACCGCGCCATCGCCCTGCGCGACGTGGTGCTGTCCGACGACAGCCGGGGAAGGACGGAATCCATCCAGGGCATCGACGCGTTGGCACGTGACTACGCCGCTTCTGCGGCCCCCATGTCCGCGATGCTTGCTTCAAGCACAGATGTCAAAGAGACCGCGTTGTTGAAGCGGATAGAGGCCAATGAAGCCAACACGCTGCCGTTGCTCACGCGTGTCATCGCGCTGCGCGATGCGGGTGATGTTGAAGCGGCGAAGTCGCTGATGCTCAGCCAGGCCAAGCCGGCATTTGTGGCGTGGCTGTCATCGATCAACGCATTCATCGACCTGCAGGAATCAAAGAGCGCTGCCACCTCCTCGCAGCTGACGGCGACGGCGCGTGGATTTACGATGCTCATGATCGGCGCGACGCTTCTGGCATTGGTGCTGGGCAGCCTCATTGCCCTCGCGTTGACGCGCAGCGTGGTCCGCCCGATGGGCATGGCCCTACGGGCCGCAACGGACGTCAGCGAAGGCAGGCTGGATACCCCGCTGGTCTCCGATCGACGCGACGAAGCAGGCCAACTGCTGCACGCCATGGAGCAGATGCGCCAGCGTGTCAGAAGCGTGATCTCTGACCTGGGGGAGATGACTCACCGCCATGAGCTTGGCGAGATCAGCCACCGGATGAATCCCGACGCCTACCCGGGCGAGTTTGGTGTCATGGTCCGTGACACCAATGCCATCGTTGCCGCGCATATTTCCATCAAGATGCAGCTGGTGCGTTTGATTGGCCGCTACGCTGTGGGCGACCTCTCCGGCGATATGGAGCGTCTTCCCGGCGAGAAGGCGATCATTACCGAGACCATGGACCAGGTGAAAGCCAACCTGTCCTCCATCAGCCGGGACATACGTGAGCTTACCCAAGCGGCGTCCGAGGGAGACTTCTCGGCACGTGGCACGCCCAGCGACTATCAGTATGACTTCAGGACCATGGTGGAGAACCTCAACGGCCTCATGGGTATTGCCGAGCAGAATCTCGCCGAGCTCTCCGCATTCCTCAACACGGTGGCCTCCGGGAACCTGGGCGCGCGCATGGAGGGAGACTTCAGAGGCGTGTTCGCCACCATGGGCGCGGATGCAAACAAGACCGCGACCAACCTGGCCGACATCGTCCGCCGTATCCACAGCGCATCGGAGGCGATCACTGGCGCAGCGACCGAACTGTCCAACGGCAATCGGGACCTGTCACAGCGAACCGAGCAGCAAGCCGCAAGCCTGGAGGAGACGGCCGCGTCGATGGAGGAGCTGACCTCCACGGTCAAACAGAACGCATCCTCTGCCGATCAGGCCCATCGCCTGGCGATAGAGGCGGCGGCGGTCGCCGGCCGCGGTGGTCGGATCGTGGGTGAGGTCGTGAGCACGATGGCGGGCATCGAATCCTCTTCCCGGCGGATCGCGGAGATCACCTCGGTCATCGACAGCATCGCCTTCCAGACCAACATTCTTGCCCTGAACGCAGCCGTGGAGGCCGCACGTGCAGGTGATGAGGGCCGGGGCTTCGCGGTGGTGGCATCGGAAGTGCGCAGCCTGGCGCAACGGGCGGCCAGTTCGGCCAAAGAGATCAAGGACCTCATCGATGATGCCGGCGCAAGGATCGCCGAGGGCTCCAGCCTTGTCACCACGGCAGGCTCCACAATGGACGAAGTGGTTTCAAGCGTTCAACGGGTCACGAGCATCATGCAGGAGATTTCGTCCGCGTCGCGGGAGCAATCGTCCAGCATCGAACAGGTCAACGGGACCATCGGCCGTATGGATGAGACCACGCAGCAGAATGCGGCTCTGGTGGAAGAAGCCGCCGCAGCGGCCACAGAGCTGGAGACCCAGGCGACCGGGCTTCGCGAGGCGGTGTCGGTGTTCAAGATCGATGGGGCGAAGGCGCCTCGAGCTACGGCACCTTACCTGCGTGCTGTCGCTGCGCAGTAG